In Geminocystis sp. NIES-3708, a single window of DNA contains:
- a CDS encoding RNA polymerase sigma factor, RpoD/SigA family — translation MNQLSDQIDYHNDLIKAEIDEELNQVVAQFSISEESNLKKTRGNKPKLDDSVGAFFKEMARYPLLSAEEEIDLAYAVKFLSDCEEKQQELHRQLERTPGKIELAQAMGLENERQLDNRLYKGRVAKRKMIRSNLRLVVSIAKRYLNRGVPFLDLIQEGAIGLNRAAEKFDPNKGYKFSTYAYWWIRQAITRTIANDSRTIRLPIHIVEKLNKLKKAQRVLKQNLQRHPTETELADEMGINSQGLHQLLQLRRQSLSLNHRVGKGEDTELMELLEDTNLLLPEEKMSEVMMHQEIVSVLSDVLSEREKEVIVLRYGLASSKAHTLEEVGKIFELSRERVRQIQTKAMRKLRRPQVARRLKGWLI, via the coding sequence ATGAATCAATTAAGCGATCAAATCGATTATCATAATGACTTAATCAAAGCTGAAATTGACGAAGAATTAAATCAAGTAGTTGCTCAATTTTCTATCAGCGAGGAGAGTAACCTCAAAAAAACTAGAGGAAATAAGCCAAAATTAGATGATTCTGTAGGTGCTTTTTTTAAAGAAATGGCACGTTATCCGCTATTAAGTGCAGAAGAAGAAATTGATTTAGCTTATGCCGTAAAATTTTTAAGTGACTGTGAGGAAAAACAACAAGAATTACATCGTCAATTAGAAAGAACTCCGGGTAAAATAGAATTAGCTCAAGCTATGGGGCTAGAAAATGAGCGTCAATTAGATAATCGTTTATATAAAGGTAGAGTAGCTAAACGAAAAATGATTCGCTCCAATTTACGTTTAGTAGTATCTATTGCCAAACGTTATCTTAATCGTGGTGTACCATTTTTAGATTTAATTCAAGAAGGTGCGATTGGATTAAATCGTGCCGCAGAAAAATTTGATCCCAATAAAGGTTATAAATTCTCTACTTATGCTTATTGGTGGATTCGACAAGCCATCACTCGTACTATTGCTAATGACTCTCGTACTATTCGCCTTCCGATTCACATTGTTGAAAAACTTAATAAACTCAAAAAAGCTCAAAGAGTATTAAAACAGAATCTTCAACGTCATCCCACAGAAACAGAATTAGCTGACGAAATGGGCATCAATAGCCAAGGTTTACATCAATTGTTACAGTTAAGAAGACAATCTCTTTCTCTTAATCACCGAGTGGGTAAAGGAGAAGATACAGAATTGATGGAATTACTAGAAGATACTAACTTACTTTTACCTGAAGAAAAAATGAGTGAAGTAATGATGCACCAAGAAATTGTATCAGTACTAAGTGATGTTTTGAGTGAAAGAGAAAAAGAAGTTATTGTTTTGCGCTATGGTTTAGCTAGTTCTAAAGCTCATACTTTAGAAGAAGTTGGCAAAATTTTTGAATTATCTAGAGAAAGAGTTCGCCAGATTCAAACTAAAGCAATGCGTAAGCTCAGAAGACCACAAGTAGCTAGACGCTTAAAAGGTTGGCTTATTTAA
- a CDS encoding HhoA/HhoB/HtrA family serine endopeptidase: MTKLVTKIVVSTSFLIIGIVFGMWGSRMFISSQAPLKSSINSETPLLPIANPIASVKESKIKPTQNNHNFITQAAETVGVSVVRIDATRQVSLDIPTNFDHPLFRHFFSEQIPEEHTEKGTGSGFILKEDGLIVTNAHVVEGAKVVSVVLKNGQSYEGKVLGVDPMTDVAIVKITAQNLPTVTLGNSKKLIPGEWAIAIGNPLGLDNTVTVGIISALGRSSTEVGVPDKRVKFIQTDAAINPGNSGGPLLNAKGEVIGINTAIRADAQGLGFAIPVETASRIANELLTKGKASHPYIGIQMITLNQDTIKNGHIPQNLGFNIDTEKGILVVKVISNSPAEKAGFLAGDVILKVDNQIVVSALDVQEQVDLSMIDETLLIEIDRQGKALTLEVSPQDFPGDF; encoded by the coding sequence ATGACTAAATTAGTGACTAAAATTGTTGTTTCCACTAGCTTTTTAATTATAGGTATCGTTTTTGGAATGTGGGGTAGTCGGATGTTTATTTCTTCTCAAGCTCCTTTAAAGTCTTCTATTAACTCTGAAACCCCTTTACTTCCGATTGCTAATCCTATTGCTTCTGTCAAAGAAAGTAAGATAAAACCTACACAAAATAACCATAATTTTATTACTCAAGCGGCTGAAACAGTGGGAGTTTCAGTGGTGAGAATTGATGCCACTCGTCAGGTAAGTTTAGATATTCCTACTAATTTTGATCATCCTCTCTTTCGTCACTTTTTTTCAGAACAAATTCCTGAAGAGCACACAGAAAAAGGTACTGGTTCAGGTTTTATACTCAAAGAAGATGGATTAATTGTCACTAATGCCCATGTCGTTGAAGGTGCAAAAGTTGTTTCCGTGGTGCTTAAAAATGGTCAAAGCTATGAAGGAAAAGTCTTAGGAGTTGATCCAATGACTGATGTTGCTATTGTTAAAATTACAGCTCAAAATTTACCAACTGTTACTTTAGGTAATTCCAAAAAATTAATTCCGGGAGAATGGGCGATCGCCATTGGTAATCCGTTAGGGTTAGATAATACTGTTACGGTAGGTATTATAAGTGCCTTAGGACGATCAAGTACGGAGGTAGGAGTACCAGATAAACGAGTAAAATTTATTCAAACTGATGCCGCTATCAATCCAGGTAATTCTGGAGGCCCTCTTTTAAATGCCAAAGGAGAGGTAATAGGAATAAATACGGCTATTCGTGCCGATGCCCAAGGATTAGGTTTTGCAATTCCTGTTGAAACAGCTTCTCGTATTGCCAATGAACTTTTGACAAAGGGAAAAGCATCTCATCCCTATATAGGAATTCAAATGATTACTCTTAATCAAGATACCATTAAAAATGGTCATATACCTCAAAATTTAGGCTTTAACATCGATACAGAAAAAGGAATATTAGTCGTAAAAGTTATCAGTAATTCCCCAGCAGAAAAAGCAGGTTTTTTGGCTGGTGATGTCATTTTAAAAGTAGATAATCAAATTGTAGTAAGTGCTTTAGATGTTCAAGAGCAAGTGGACTTAAGTATGATTGATGAAACTTTATTAATAGAAATTGATCGCCAAGGAAAAGCTCTAACTTTAGAAGTGAGCCCTCAAGATTTTCCTGGTGACTTTTAA
- the cobG gene encoding precorrin-3B synthase — translation MNWLSKANTCPGLYYGTLAQDGFLIRLRIPGGLINLPQGKAVVQILEKCGKNSIQVTNRGNLQIRAVETAPSIEIYQQLQEVGLASQNIQLDHFRNVMISPTAGIDTQELFDTRSLMKAILNYIEEHPELGQLSPKFSIGIDGGGQIAIGIRSSAVWEHRYNEIQFSAMTHNSETYLHLALGGDKQLWDTEIIIKPEKCLFLIDALTSVYVDYVKKNRQEKPLRLKHLLQDWGLSTYLQKVIRKLNFAYNLTKIKLIPSLPYRHLGIYPQKQGGLSYIGLSLPLGHVTLKQWQGLLKLATEFGRDEIRLTPWQSIILPNMPTEKLGEVLSQLQKLNLCHDKNQPQGAIIACAGKPSCKSAITETQNHGMLLIKHLQERLNLKHPVNIHLTGCSKSCAQPSPAEITLVGTMIEQEGKMVEGYNIYLGDEKHSYREKITELPFVEVLPMMEKLIKNRKLNIKDD, via the coding sequence TTGAATTGGTTATCTAAAGCTAATACTTGTCCGGGTTTATATTATGGTACCTTGGCACAAGATGGTTTTTTAATTCGTTTGCGCATACCAGGAGGGTTAATAAATTTACCACAGGGAAAAGCAGTTGTCCAGATCCTAGAAAAATGTGGTAAAAATAGTATTCAAGTCACAAATCGAGGTAATTTACAAATTAGAGCTGTAGAAACTGCTCCATCTATAGAGATTTATCAACAATTGCAAGAAGTAGGTTTAGCAAGTCAAAATATTCAACTAGATCACTTTCGCAATGTAATGATCAGTCCTACGGCTGGAATTGATACACAGGAATTATTTGATACTCGTTCCCTCATGAAAGCAATTTTAAACTATATTGAGGAACATCCCGAATTAGGGCAACTTTCCCCCAAATTCAGTATCGGTATTGACGGAGGAGGGCAAATCGCTATTGGTATTCGTTCCTCGGCAGTCTGGGAACATCGCTATAATGAGATACAATTCTCGGCTATGACTCACAATAGTGAAACTTACCTGCATTTAGCTTTAGGTGGAGATAAACAATTATGGGATACAGAAATTATTATTAAGCCGGAAAAATGTCTTTTTCTTATTGACGCTTTAACCAGTGTTTATGTGGATTATGTGAAGAAAAATCGGCAGGAAAAACCCCTCCGTCTCAAACATCTTCTACAGGATTGGGGATTGTCCACTTATCTTCAGAAAGTAATCCGTAAATTGAATTTTGCCTATAACTTGACAAAAATTAAGTTAATTCCATCTTTACCCTATCGTCATCTAGGAATTTATCCACAGAAACAAGGTGGATTATCTTATATTGGTTTAAGTTTACCTTTAGGTCATGTCACTCTGAAACAATGGCAAGGTTTACTCAAACTAGCTACGGAATTTGGTAGGGATGAAATTCGTCTTACACCTTGGCAATCAATAATCTTACCGAATATGCCCACTGAAAAATTAGGAGAAGTTTTATCCCAATTACAAAAGTTAAATTTATGCCACGATAAAAATCAACCCCAAGGAGCGATTATTGCCTGTGCAGGAAAACCGAGTTGTAAATCAGCCATAACCGAAACTCAAAATCATGGAATGCTTTTAATTAAGCACCTTCAAGAGAGATTAAACCTCAAACATCCCGTTAATATTCATCTAACAGGTTGTTCAAAGTCCTGTGCACAACCAAGTCCTGCGGAAATTACCCTAGTTGGTACTATGATAGAACAGGAAGGAAAAATGGTTGAGGGATATAATATTTATCTTGGTGATGAAAAACATTCCTATAGAGAGAAAATTACCGAATTACCCTTTGTAGAAGTTCTTCCTATGATGGAAAAATTAATTAAAAACCGTAAATTAAACATTAAAGATGATTGA
- the cobJ gene encoding precorrin-3B C(17)-methyltransferase, with amino-acid sequence MKAPAIVILGENSIHVARKVQNALPEAVIYGLANRTQSADVSYDNFGELITKLFQHGTPIIGVCATGILIRTIAPLLQNKWQEAPLLAIAEDGSAVVPLLGGITGVNELARQIGSILEVSPAITTTGEIRFRTTLLSPPQGYRLINPDDGKVFIADLLAGKSVKLLGEAPWLMDSQLPFSPEGDLTIAINQQNVIPSPTCLVYEGQKNELNQGKLTIVGTGPGSQEWLSPQVRQVLLCATDWVGYKTYLDLVEYLRKPYINRHESDNRVELDRAEMALNLASEGKSVVLVSSGDPGIYAMAAAVFEVLERKPQDKWNKVKIKVCPGISAMQAAASMVGAPLGHDFCVISLSNILKPWEVIAHRISLAAQADLAMAFYNPISKERTWQLTKAKEILLQWRKPETPIVLARNLGRLGQQVIIKSLTDLAAEDADMRTIILIGSSQTRIIKQGNNIQWLYTPRYYDT; translated from the coding sequence ATGAAAGCTCCTGCCATTGTCATTTTAGGTGAAAACAGTATTCATGTTGCTCGTAAGGTTCAAAATGCTTTACCTGAAGCGGTTATTTATGGATTGGCTAATCGCACTCAATCTGCTGATGTCAGTTATGACAATTTTGGTGAATTGATAACAAAGCTGTTTCAACATGGTACTCCTATTATTGGAGTTTGTGCTACTGGTATTTTAATTAGAACTATAGCCCCTTTGTTGCAAAATAAATGGCAAGAAGCTCCACTTTTAGCGATCGCGGAAGATGGCAGTGCTGTAGTACCATTATTGGGAGGAATAACAGGAGTAAATGAACTTGCACGCCAAATTGGTTCTATTTTAGAGGTATCTCCAGCTATCACAACCACAGGAGAAATTCGCTTTCGTACTACGTTATTATCTCCGCCTCAAGGTTATCGTTTAATAAATCCTGATGATGGGAAGGTTTTTATTGCCGATTTGTTGGCTGGAAAATCTGTTAAGTTGTTAGGTGAAGCTCCTTGGTTGATGGATAGTCAATTACCTTTCTCCCCCGAAGGTGATTTAACTATTGCTATTAATCAACAAAATGTTATCCCCTCTCCCACTTGTTTAGTTTATGAAGGGCAAAAAAACGAGCTTAATCAAGGTAAATTGACTATTGTGGGAACAGGACCTGGTAGTCAAGAATGGCTCTCTCCTCAAGTACGTCAAGTGTTGCTGTGTGCAACGGATTGGGTTGGTTATAAAACTTATTTGGATTTGGTGGAATATCTTAGGAAACCTTATATTAACCGCCATGAATCTGATAATAGGGTGGAATTGGATCGAGCAGAAATGGCTTTAAATCTCGCTAGTGAAGGAAAATCCGTGGTTTTGGTTTCTTCAGGAGATCCTGGTATTTATGCTATGGCGGCGGCAGTTTTTGAAGTTTTAGAACGAAAACCTCAAGACAAGTGGAATAAGGTGAAAATCAAAGTTTGTCCGGGGATTTCGGCAATGCAGGCGGCGGCTTCTATGGTTGGAGCACCTTTAGGTCATGATTTTTGCGTTATTTCTCTTTCTAATATCCTTAAACCTTGGGAGGTGATTGCCCATCGTATTAGTTTGGCGGCTCAAGCTGATTTGGCGATGGCTTTTTATAATCCTATTTCCAAGGAGCGCACTTGGCAACTAACCAAGGCAAAAGAAATTCTTTTACAGTGGCGTAAACCTGAAACTCCTATTGTTTTAGCTAGAAACTTAGGTCGTCTTGGGCAACAGGTTATAATTAAATCACTCACTGATTTAGCCGCAGAAGATGCGGATATGCGTACTATAATTTTAATTGGTTCAAGTCAAACCCGTATTATTAAACAAGGAAATAATATTCAATGGCTTTATACTCCACGTTATTATGATACTTAA
- a CDS encoding CPBP family intramembrane glutamic endopeptidase yields the protein MSNQSESFSRIQILIFMGVTALILLIIAQFWRELGAINLIPIRFNLEDFFLGVMIAIGIVGASSILSQIWEDYRRSAEAYLELIVTPLVFSDLIWLGLLPGLSEELLFRGVMIPALGYDLFAVIVSSILFGVLHLSNVQNWHYVVWAIIVGFVLGYSVYITNNLFVPIIAHSLTNFFSSLMWKIKKRTTEAK from the coding sequence ATGAGTAATCAATCAGAATCTTTCAGTCGTATTCAAATTCTAATATTCATGGGTGTTACTGCCCTAATTCTATTGATTATTGCCCAATTTTGGCGTGAATTAGGAGCAATCAATTTAATACCGATTAGGTTTAATTTAGAAGACTTTTTTCTAGGAGTTATGATTGCTATTGGTATAGTTGGTGCTAGTTCAATTTTGAGTCAAATTTGGGAAGATTATCGCCGTAGTGCAGAAGCCTATTTAGAGTTAATTGTAACTCCCTTAGTATTTTCTGATTTAATTTGGCTAGGTTTATTACCCGGATTAAGTGAAGAATTATTATTTAGAGGAGTAATGATTCCTGCTTTAGGTTATGATTTATTTGCTGTGATTGTTTCTAGTATTCTTTTTGGTGTCTTACATTTAAGTAATGTTCAGAATTGGCATTATGTAGTGTGGGCAATTATTGTTGGTTTTGTTTTGGGTTATAGTGTTTATATAACCAATAATTTATTTGTTCCAATTATTGCTCATAGTTTGACTAATTTTTTCTCTAGTTTAATGTGGAAAATAAAAAAAAGAACGACAGAAGCAAAATAA
- a CDS encoding C1 family peptidase, translated as MVNTFNISKADGSTKDVRGYRYAPPKAGVKYFSATQISNLPPRVDLRKYMTTVENQGGIGSCTANAVAGAYEYLVKRHKGIEDYDVSRLFIYYNGRYIDGTQDEDAGCVISSAIESLKEYGACSETTWPYQPKRFNHEPSEEAYEEASYFIVEDMQMVSLDLNLWKKVLSNGYPIIFGLRLYNSFDAHRKPGLVPIPTQSEVSRQKHGGHAMLCVGYSDPDRIFIVRNSWGNDWGDNGYCYIPYDYLMNSTYNFNDSWIVKQLTNFEVDESTWGDDSSITGDFETELAEMTDEDYQQMLEAMGDYPLEFRIALIILNAASADGEVSDDEIEEISTYMEETLDKLGINLSAVKIIKNCQKELKNKRLLEESIELLGEYLSFGLLAKILNDIQDIIGVDNLSEEEENFIGILTEKWQIQDDEDYQDDEDNEDNEDYQDDEDDEDDEDDEDDEDDEDDEDDEDDEDDEDDEDDEDYEDDEDE; from the coding sequence ATGGTGAATACATTTAATATTAGTAAAGCAGACGGTTCAACCAAAGATGTAAGAGGTTATCGTTACGCACCTCCGAAAGCAGGGGTTAAATATTTTTCTGCCACACAAATAAGTAATCTTCCGCCGAGAGTAGATTTGAGAAAGTATATGACAACAGTAGAAAATCAAGGAGGCATTGGGAGTTGTACCGCTAATGCTGTAGCTGGAGCTTATGAATATTTAGTAAAACGTCACAAAGGTATTGAAGATTATGATGTGAGCCGACTGTTTATTTATTACAACGGTCGATACATTGATGGTACTCAAGATGAAGATGCTGGTTGTGTTATTTCCTCTGCTATTGAAAGTTTAAAAGAATATGGTGCTTGTTCTGAAACAACTTGGCCTTATCAACCAAAAAGATTTAATCATGAACCTTCAGAGGAAGCCTACGAAGAAGCATCATATTTTATTGTTGAAGATATGCAAATGGTATCATTAGATCTTAATCTATGGAAAAAAGTACTATCTAATGGTTATCCGATTATTTTTGGATTACGACTTTATAACTCCTTTGATGCTCATCGAAAACCCGGATTAGTTCCCATCCCCACTCAAAGTGAAGTATCAAGGCAAAAACATGGAGGACACGCTATGTTATGCGTAGGTTACTCAGATCCTGATCGTATTTTTATTGTTAGAAATTCTTGGGGAAATGATTGGGGAGACAATGGTTATTGTTATATTCCCTATGATTATTTAATGAATTCTACATACAATTTTAATGATTCTTGGATTGTTAAACAACTTACTAATTTTGAGGTTGATGAATCTACATGGGGAGATGATTCTTCGATTACAGGGGATTTTGAGACAGAATTGGCAGAAATGACAGATGAAGATTATCAGCAGATGTTAGAAGCTATGGGAGATTATCCTTTAGAATTTCGCATTGCCTTAATTATTTTAAATGCCGCATCTGCTGATGGAGAGGTTAGTGATGATGAAATAGAAGAAATTTCAACCTATATGGAAGAAACTTTAGACAAATTAGGTATAAATCTTTCTGCGGTTAAAATCATAAAAAATTGTCAAAAAGAATTAAAAAATAAAAGACTTTTAGAAGAATCTATTGAATTATTAGGAGAATATCTTTCTTTTGGTTTACTGGCAAAAATTTTAAATGATATTCAAGATATTATTGGAGTAGATAATCTTAGTGAAGAAGAAGAAAATTTCATAGGAATATTAACGGAAAAATGGCAAATCCAAGATGATGAAGACTATCAAGATGATGAAGATAATGAAGATAATGAAGACTATCAAGATGATGAAGACGACGAAGATGATGAAGACGACGAAGATGATGAAGATGATGAAGATGATGAAGACGACGAAGATGATGAAGATGATGAAGACGACGAAGATGATGAAGACTATGAAGATGACGAAGATGAGTAA
- a CDS encoding precorrin-8X methylmutase, giving the protein MIDYIRNGDEIYRQSFAIIRQEAKFNNLAPDLAHVAVRLIHSCGMTDIVQDLEASPDAIEKGRSALNNGAKILCDSQMVANGITRRRLPANNEIICTLHDAQVPEIARSIDNTRSAAALDLWKPHLANSVVVIGNAPTALFRLLELLDENVAKPALILGFPVGFVGAMESKRELAHNSRCVAFITLHGRRGGSAIAAAAVNALAKESEL; this is encoded by the coding sequence ATGATTGACTATATTCGTAATGGAGATGAGATTTACCGACAGTCATTTGCCATTATTCGTCAAGAAGCTAAATTCAATAATTTAGCACCTGATTTAGCCCATGTAGCCGTACGACTAATTCATTCTTGTGGGATGACAGATATTGTACAAGATTTAGAAGCTTCTCCTGATGCAATAGAAAAAGGACGTTCTGCCTTAAATAATGGTGCTAAAATTCTTTGTGACTCGCAAATGGTGGCTAATGGTATTACTCGTCGGCGACTACCTGCTAATAATGAGATTATTTGTACTCTTCATGATGCTCAAGTACCAGAAATTGCTCGTTCTATTGATAATACAAGGTCTGCAGCCGCCCTTGATCTGTGGAAACCTCATTTAGCCAATTCCGTGGTAGTAATTGGCAATGCACCAACGGCTTTGTTCCGTTTATTGGAATTATTAGATGAAAATGTAGCTAAACCTGCCTTAATTTTAGGCTTTCCTGTTGGGTTTGTGGGGGCGATGGAATCTAAGCGGGAATTAGCTCATAATTCTCGTTGTGTCGCTTTTATTACTCTCCATGGAAGAAGAGGAGGAAGTGCGATCGCTGCTGCCGCTGTCAATGCCTTAGCTAAGGAGAGTGAATTATGA
- a CDS encoding NUDIX hydrolase, protein MWRNWQFISGVLKIIFRHPVLGITLIPILPDGRIVLVYRRDCHQWSLPGGMIDWGENIPNTIHRELKEETGLNLIKIGRLVGVYSSPDRDPRLHSISILIEIKVAGEMIVKDTWEILEVKAFAIDDLPLGNLAHDHDRQIQDYLDEKTTIA, encoded by the coding sequence GTGTGGCGTAACTGGCAGTTTATATCGGGAGTATTAAAAATTATTTTCCGCCATCCTGTGTTAGGTATAACCCTTATACCTATATTACCTGATGGAAGGATAGTCTTAGTTTATCGTCGAGATTGCCATCAATGGAGTTTACCCGGTGGCATGATTGACTGGGGAGAAAATATTCCGAATACTATCCATCGAGAATTAAAAGAAGAAACAGGATTAAATTTAATCAAAATAGGTCGTTTAGTCGGAGTTTATTCCTCTCCTGACCGAGATCCTCGTCTTCACTCTATCTCAATACTCATAGAAATAAAAGTTGCAGGAGAAATGATAGTTAAAGATACATGGGAAATTTTAGAAGTAAAAGCCTTTGCCATTGATGATCTTCCCCTTGGTAATTTAGCCCATGATCATGATCGCCAAATACAAGATTATTTAGACGAAAAAACAACTATCGCTTAA
- the cobI gene encoding precorrin-2 C(20)-methyltransferase codes for MMKQGRLYGLGIGPGDPELLTLKAYRILTSSPVIAYPTMESGKVLARGFVADFITPKQIEIPIPLPFSVERSSQPYYDVAAEKIALHLQDGRDVAVLCLGDPMLYGTFMYIFNRLSPQFQVEVVPGISSMMAGAAMLGTPLTYRNDIFTIIPATLEADIIGDHLKKCDAAAIIKLGRHFPKVREILDQLDLLERALYIERATCPNQRIVPIREVELSDITYWSLIIIPSQTKPL; via the coding sequence ATTATGAAGCAAGGACGTTTATATGGCTTAGGAATAGGACCAGGTGATCCAGAATTATTAACCCTGAAAGCGTACAGGATTTTAACTTCATCTCCTGTAATTGCTTATCCTACTATGGAGAGTGGTAAAGTCCTAGCCAGAGGTTTTGTTGCTGATTTTATCACCCCTAAGCAAATTGAAATTCCCATCCCTTTACCTTTTAGTGTCGAACGTTCATCCCAACCTTATTATGATGTGGCGGCGGAAAAAATTGCTCTTCATTTACAAGATGGTCGAGATGTAGCAGTATTGTGTTTGGGGGATCCCATGTTATATGGTACATTTATGTATATTTTTAATCGCCTTTCTCCACAGTTTCAGGTGGAAGTTGTGCCGGGTATTTCTTCGATGATGGCTGGTGCGGCGATGTTGGGTACACCTTTAACCTATCGTAATGATATATTTACGATTATACCTGCTACTTTGGAAGCTGATATTATTGGCGATCACCTGAAAAAATGCGATGCGGCAGCTATTATTAAATTGGGAAGACATTTTCCGAAAGTAAGGGAAATTCTTGATCAATTAGATCTATTAGAGCGTGCTCTGTATATTGAACGAGCGACCTGTCCAAATCAACGCATTGTGCCAATTAGGGAAGTTGAACTATCTGATATTACCTATTGGTCATTAATTATTATTCCTAGCCAAACTAAACCCCTATAA
- the argH gene encoding argininosuccinate lyase — MTKKQTWSDRFETSLHPVIAVFNASIGFDIELIEYDLTGSIAHAKMLGYTGIITPEEAQTLIKGLEEIRQEYRDGNFNPGVDQEDVHFAVERRLTEIVGDVGKKLHTGRSRNDQVGTDIRLYLRDQIQQIQGLLRNWQQALLNHAENHIETLIPGYTHLQRAQPISLAHHLMAYCQMAQRDWERLSQIYDRTNISPLGCGALAGTTFPIDRHFSAKELGFASVYENSLDGVSDRDFAIEFLCASSLIMVHLSRISEELILWASQEFSFITLKDNCSTGSSIMPQKKNPDIPELVRGKTGRVFGHLQGLLTIMKGLPLAYNKDLQEDKEGIFDTVDTVKGCLTAMTILLSEGLEFRISRLEEAVNEDFSNATDVADYLASKGVPFREAYNLVGKVVKTSLGAGKLLKDLTIEEWQQLHPAFETDIYQAIAPKQVVSARNSYGGTGFEQIKQAITNLKNKM, encoded by the coding sequence GTGACTAAAAAACAAACTTGGAGCGATCGCTTTGAAACTTCTTTACATCCTGTCATTGCCGTTTTTAATGCTAGTATTGGTTTTGACATTGAATTAATAGAATATGATCTAACAGGCTCAATCGCACACGCTAAAATGCTTGGTTATACAGGTATTATCACTCCTGAAGAAGCCCAAACTCTGATTAAAGGTTTAGAGGAAATTCGCCAAGAATATCGAGATGGAAATTTTAACCCCGGAGTTGATCAAGAAGATGTACATTTTGCGGTAGAAAGACGTTTGACAGAAATAGTAGGAGATGTAGGGAAAAAGTTACATACTGGTCGTTCTCGTAATGATCAAGTTGGTACTGATATAAGGTTATATTTACGGGATCAAATTCAACAAATCCAAGGATTATTAAGAAATTGGCAACAAGCATTATTAAATCATGCTGAAAATCACATCGAAACTTTAATTCCGGGCTATACTCATCTACAACGAGCTCAGCCTATTAGTTTGGCTCATCATCTCATGGCATACTGTCAAATGGCACAACGAGACTGGGAAAGATTATCACAAATTTATGATCGCACGAATATTTCTCCCCTAGGTTGTGGTGCATTAGCTGGAACTACATTTCCTATTGATCGTCATTTTAGTGCTAAAGAATTAGGATTTGCTTCAGTTTATGAGAATAGTTTAGACGGTGTTAGTGACCGAGATTTTGCCATTGAATTTTTGTGTGCATCTAGTTTAATCATGGTACACCTGAGTCGTATTAGTGAAGAACTTATTTTATGGGCATCCCAAGAATTTAGCTTTATTACCCTTAAAGACAATTGTTCTACAGGTTCAAGTATCATGCCTCAAAAGAAAAATCCTGATATTCCCGAATTAGTTAGAGGAAAAACAGGACGAGTTTTCGGTCATTTACAAGGGTTATTAACTATAATGAAAGGTTTACCCCTTGCCTATAATAAAGATTTACAGGAAGATAAAGAAGGTATTTTCGATACTGTTGATACCGTTAAAGGTTGTCTGACGGCTATGACAATTTTATTATCAGAAGGATTAGAATTTCGTATTTCTCGCTTAGAAGAAGCCGTTAACGAAGATTTTTCTAATGCCACTGATGTCGCTGATTATCTGGCTTCTAAAGGTGTTCCTTTTCGTGAAGCCTATAACTTAGTCGGAAAGGTTGTTAAAACAAGTTTAGGGGCGGGAAAACTACTTAAAGATTTAACCATTGAAGAATGGCAACAATTACACCCTGCTTTTGAAACTGACATTTATCAGGCTATTGCACCTAAACAAGTTGTATCAGCTAGAAATAGTTATGGTGGTACTGGTTTTGAACAAATTAAACAGGCGATCACTAATCTTAAAAATAAAATGTAA